A window of the Rhinoraja longicauda isolate Sanriku21f chromosome 20, sRhiLon1.1, whole genome shotgun sequence genome harbors these coding sequences:
- the bcl2l13 gene encoding bcl-2-like protein 13 isoform X2, with product MLKSQRLNLFEIVIMADCETGQVKMATSLPEGFHYETRYVVLSYLGLASQEKIPLVTGTQSIERVPLEPSAIENMKMEIEEELKQLHDEINKAFASTGFECHTSPVFSPANPESSIEDCLAHLGGRVIRELTVQLQGALQNILANPLEYELYREQLNQLSSHARGWSKVLVSLVVLRQLLTSNIKPSLKTMVEFGVKYIEETNADYIIQQGGWGTIFSLDSEEEERGETVDDSNDIYILTSDNSGQVSPPEPLAVTTSWQVASLPASLSTSQSWHTEGMPASLGTESWQQLSLDPEDVKSLDSNGGGEERSENNSSNSDIVHVEKEEITEAVDRQELELLKTTGSTTEPEPPSTKQTMPAEGQPSVGTEKTDAISALPPKAVTDVEETSPMASEQNVSTSGEIQQSTSLQKIRKQLDETKRVGWEDAPETKLEEESFEKGGRIEITPLTEPEVSKKVIPAKTTTSVLLYGGAAAFAMLALAVGVALALRRRF from the exons ATGCTCAAAAGTCAGCGTTTGAACTTATTTGAAATTGTGATCATGG CTGACTGTGAAACGGGTCAAGTGAAAATGGCTACATCCCTACCTGAAGGTTTTCATTATGAGACCAGATATGTTGTCCTTAGTTATTTGGGGCTGGCTTCACAAGAAAAGATTCCATTAGTGACAG GCACGCAATCAATAGAAAGGGTTCCTTTGGAGCCTTCTGCAATTGAGAATATGAAGATGGAAATAGAAGAGGAACTTAAGCAACTGCACGATGAAATCAATAAAG CCTTTGCCAGTACAGGATTTGAGTGCCACACTTCTCCAGTATTTAGTCCAGCAAATCCAGAAAGCTCAATAGAAGACTGCCTGGCACACCTTGGGGGGAGAGTGATTCGAGAGCTCACTGTGCAGCTGCAGGGAGCACTGCAAAATATTCTTGCCAA TCCTCTGGAATACGAGTTGTACAGAGAGCAATTAAATCAACTAAGCAGCCACGCCAGAGGGTGGAGTAAG GTTCTGGTTTCTCTAGTGGTTTTAAGACAATTACTAACGAGCAACATCAAGCCATCGCTAAAGACAATGGTGGAGTTTGGAGTAAAGTACATTGAGGAGACAAATGCTGATTATATTATCCAGCAAGGAGGTTGG GGCACTATTTTCAGTCTTGATTCAGAAGAGGAAGAACGGGGAGAAACGGTGGATGATAGCAATGATATTTATATCTTAACTAGTGACAATTCTGGTCAAGTAAGTCCTCCTGAACCACTCGCTGTTACCACCTCCTGGCAGGTGGCTAGCTTGCCAGCATCGTTGTCCACTAGTCAAAGCTGGCATACTGAAGGCATGCCAGCTTCTCTTGGAACAGAGTCTTGGCaacagctctccttggatccagaGGATGTGAAGAGCTTGGACAGTAATGGTGGTGGTGAAGAGAGGAGTGAAAACAATTCTTCTAATTCTGATATTGTTCATGTGGAAAAGGAAGAAATTACTGAAGCCGTTGACAGGCAGGAATTGGAGCTGCTGAAGACAACTGGATCTACAACGGAGCCCGAACCTCCATCTACAAAACAGACAATGCCAGCAGAGGGGCAGCCTTCTGTTGGAACAGAGAAAACTGATGCTATATCAGCACTGCCCCCAAAGGCAGTCACTGACGTAGAGGAAACATCTCCAATGGCTTCAGAACAAAATGTATCTACATCTGGTGAAATACAACAGTCAACATCTCTGCAAAAAATAAGAAAGCAATTGGATGAGACAAAAAGAGTGGGCTGGGAGGATGCCCCGGAAACCAAACTGGAAGAGGAAAGTTTTGAAAAGGGGGGAAGAATTGAAATTACTCCACTAACTGAGCCAGAAGTTTCTAAAAAGGTCATTCCTGCAAAAACAACCACGTCAGTTTTGCTTTATGGTGGAGCTGCAGCTTTTGCAATGCTGGCACTTGCAGTGGGTGTAGCTCTAGCCTTGAGGAGAAGATTTTAA
- the bcl2l13 gene encoding bcl-2-like protein 13 isoform X1, with product MWCEEREKGKAALRGGAARIPAPKHGAGLNKEAAAPRTCPPRQAADCETGQVKMATSLPEGFHYETRYVVLSYLGLASQEKIPLVTGTQSIERVPLEPSAIENMKMEIEEELKQLHDEINKAFASTGFECHTSPVFSPANPESSIEDCLAHLGGRVIRELTVQLQGALQNILANPLEYELYREQLNQLSSHARGWSKVLVSLVVLRQLLTSNIKPSLKTMVEFGVKYIEETNADYIIQQGGWGTIFSLDSEEEERGETVDDSNDIYILTSDNSGQVSPPEPLAVTTSWQVASLPASLSTSQSWHTEGMPASLGTESWQQLSLDPEDVKSLDSNGGGEERSENNSSNSDIVHVEKEEITEAVDRQELELLKTTGSTTEPEPPSTKQTMPAEGQPSVGTEKTDAISALPPKAVTDVEETSPMASEQNVSTSGEIQQSTSLQKIRKQLDETKRVGWEDAPETKLEEESFEKGGRIEITPLTEPEVSKKVIPAKTTTSVLLYGGAAAFAMLALAVGVALALRRRF from the exons ATGTGGtgtgaggagagggagaaggggaaggctGCTCTGCGGGGCGGGGCCGCACGGATCCCTGCCCCTAAACATGGCGCTGGTCTAAATAAGGAGGCGGCAGCTCCTCGCACCTGCCCGCCGCGCCAGGCCG CTGACTGTGAAACGGGTCAAGTGAAAATGGCTACATCCCTACCTGAAGGTTTTCATTATGAGACCAGATATGTTGTCCTTAGTTATTTGGGGCTGGCTTCACAAGAAAAGATTCCATTAGTGACAG GCACGCAATCAATAGAAAGGGTTCCTTTGGAGCCTTCTGCAATTGAGAATATGAAGATGGAAATAGAAGAGGAACTTAAGCAACTGCACGATGAAATCAATAAAG CCTTTGCCAGTACAGGATTTGAGTGCCACACTTCTCCAGTATTTAGTCCAGCAAATCCAGAAAGCTCAATAGAAGACTGCCTGGCACACCTTGGGGGGAGAGTGATTCGAGAGCTCACTGTGCAGCTGCAGGGAGCACTGCAAAATATTCTTGCCAA TCCTCTGGAATACGAGTTGTACAGAGAGCAATTAAATCAACTAAGCAGCCACGCCAGAGGGTGGAGTAAG GTTCTGGTTTCTCTAGTGGTTTTAAGACAATTACTAACGAGCAACATCAAGCCATCGCTAAAGACAATGGTGGAGTTTGGAGTAAAGTACATTGAGGAGACAAATGCTGATTATATTATCCAGCAAGGAGGTTGG GGCACTATTTTCAGTCTTGATTCAGAAGAGGAAGAACGGGGAGAAACGGTGGATGATAGCAATGATATTTATATCTTAACTAGTGACAATTCTGGTCAAGTAAGTCCTCCTGAACCACTCGCTGTTACCACCTCCTGGCAGGTGGCTAGCTTGCCAGCATCGTTGTCCACTAGTCAAAGCTGGCATACTGAAGGCATGCCAGCTTCTCTTGGAACAGAGTCTTGGCaacagctctccttggatccagaGGATGTGAAGAGCTTGGACAGTAATGGTGGTGGTGAAGAGAGGAGTGAAAACAATTCTTCTAATTCTGATATTGTTCATGTGGAAAAGGAAGAAATTACTGAAGCCGTTGACAGGCAGGAATTGGAGCTGCTGAAGACAACTGGATCTACAACGGAGCCCGAACCTCCATCTACAAAACAGACAATGCCAGCAGAGGGGCAGCCTTCTGTTGGAACAGAGAAAACTGATGCTATATCAGCACTGCCCCCAAAGGCAGTCACTGACGTAGAGGAAACATCTCCAATGGCTTCAGAACAAAATGTATCTACATCTGGTGAAATACAACAGTCAACATCTCTGCAAAAAATAAGAAAGCAATTGGATGAGACAAAAAGAGTGGGCTGGGAGGATGCCCCGGAAACCAAACTGGAAGAGGAAAGTTTTGAAAAGGGGGGAAGAATTGAAATTACTCCACTAACTGAGCCAGAAGTTTCTAAAAAGGTCATTCCTGCAAAAACAACCACGTCAGTTTTGCTTTATGGTGGAGCTGCAGCTTTTGCAATGCTGGCACTTGCAGTGGGTGTAGCTCTAGCCTTGAGGAGAAGATTTTAA
- the LOC144603487 gene encoding V-type proton ATPase subunit E 1-like, protein MALSDADVQKQIKHMMAFIEQEANEKAEEIDAKAEEEFNIEKGRLVQTQRLKIMEYYEKKEKQIEQQKKIQMSNLLNQARLKVLKARDDLISDLLNEARLRLSRVAKEPSRYQTLLDGLLLQGFYQLLELIVIIRCRKQDITLVKTSISKNVPIYKKNINKDIDIHIDQETFLSEDIAGGIEMYNSSGKIKVSNTLESRLELIAQQMMPEIRVALFGANQNRRFLD, encoded by the exons ATGGCGCTGAGCGATGCGGATGTGCAGAAACAG ATAAAGCATATGATGGCCTTCATTGAACAGGAGGCTAATGAAAAAGCTGAAGAGATTGATGCGAAG GCAGAAGAAGAATTTAATATTGAGAAGGGGCGGCTTGTGCAGACTCAGAGATTGAAGATCATGGAATATTATGAAAAGAAGGAAAAGCAAATTGAACAGCAGAAAAAAAT TCAAATGTCCAATTTGCTGAACCAGGCTAGGTTGAAGGTTCTCAAAGCCAGGGATGATCTGATTTCG GATCTGTTGAATGAAGCCAGACTGAGACTGAGCAGAGTAGCAAAAGAACCTTCCAGATACCAGACACTTCTGGATGGACTTCTGCTACAG GGTTTTTATCAACTCTTGGAACTTATAGTGATTATTCGTTGCCGCAAACAAGATATTACATTGGTTAAG ACCTCTATCAGCAAGAATGTTCCCATTTACAAGAAGAACATAAATAAGGATATTGATATTCACATTGACCAGGAAACCTTTCTATCAGAAGACAT TGCCGGAGGTATTGAGATGTACAATTCCTCTGGGAAAATCAAGGTTTCCAATACCTTGGAGAGTAGATTGGAACTCATTGCGCAGCAG ATGATGCCAGAAATCCGCGTAGCCTTGTTTGGTGCCAATCAAAACCGGAGGTTCTTGGACTAA